In Salvelinus sp. IW2-2015 unplaced genomic scaffold, ASM291031v2 Un_scaffold3341, whole genome shotgun sequence, the sequence aacaaaatgcactgtacaaaagtatgtggacaccccaacaaattagtggatttggttatttctGCCTCACcagttactgacaggtgtataaaatcaagcacacagccatgcaatctccatagacaacattggcagtagaactaGCCCGCGTCCTACTACTTTATCAGTCCTGGGCGTTGTTTCCGCGCGCCGGGGCGTTGTTTCCGCGCGCCGGGGCGTTGTTTCCGCGCGCCGGGGCGTTGTTCAGCGCGCCGGGGCGTTGTTTCAGCGCGCCGGGGCGTTGTTTCCGCGCGCCGGGGCGTTGTTTTCAGCGCGCCGGGGCGTTGTTTTCAGCGCGCGGGGCGTTGTTCCAGCGCGCCGGGGCGTTGTTTCAGCGCGCCGGGGCGTTGTTTCAGCGCGCCGGGGCGTTTCCAGCGCGCCGGGGCGTTGTTTCAGCGTGCCGGGGCGTTGTTCCAGCGCGCCGGGGCGTTGTTCCAGCGTGCCGGGGCAGTAGAACCTTCCTTTCTCATGACTAAGTACTGACTCTCTTAATGAACGTTCATTTGGATGATTATCTCTTACACCACccttccactctccctccctctgtctctccccccagGCAGACACTCTGAAGGAGCGCTATCAGAAGATAGGTGACACCAAGAGAACCACGCCCATCGAGGTGCTGTGTGAGAGCTTCCCAGGTCTggattctttctctttctgtcccaCTAGTAGTTCCTTTCAGTACTTTAGGTTAGCTTGCTGGTTAGGAGTAAATAACTACGTAACACCTGAAATATTGGAAAGATATttcttgtttgtattttttccTACCTGTATTTAATGTGTGTTTTTCTCCTTGTTGAAGAGATGGCCACCTACCTGCGTTATGTGGGTTCTCTGGACTTCCTGCAGAAGCCGGACTACGACTACTTACGGAAACTCTTCACCGACCTCTTCGACAGCAACGGCTACACCTTTGACTATGAGTACGACTGGGTCGGCAAGCCACTGGTCAGTCCATATCTCTACTATTAATGCTCGTCTCTCTGCAGGACAACGGGCCTCATTGATATACATGGGATTCACGCTATATTTTGGATACTTACTAAGTTAGATAGATGAGTTTATCAGAAAGGTAACAACAATTACTGTTTAGTTTTACCATGACCTTTAACCCCTCTCCTCAGTACACTCCTATTGGCTGTTTAGTTTTAACCATGACCTTTAACCCTCTCCTCAGTACACTCCTATTGGCTGTTTAGTTAATGATGAtctttcacctctctcctcagcctACTCCCATTGGTTCAGTTGTGAGACCCTTCTACAGTCCAGCAGCAGAGACAAGGCAACGCAGCAGACCAAAAAccaggtaggacacacacacacacacactgaagacccAGTCCTTGATGANNNNNNNNNNNNNNNNNNNNNNNNNNNNNNNNNNNNNNNNNNNNNNNNNNNNNNNNNNNNNNNNNNNNNNNNNNNNNNNNNNNNNNNNNNNNNNNNNNNNNNNNNNNNNNNNNNNNNNNNNNNNNNNNNNNNNNNNNNNNNNNNNNNNNNNNNNNNNNNNNNNNNNNNNNNNNNNNNNNNNNNNNNNNNNNNNNNNNNNNNNNNNNNNNNNNNNNNNNNNNNNNNNNNNNNNNNNNNNNNNNNNNNNNNNNNNNNNNNNNNNNNNNNNNNNNNNNNNNNNNNNNNNNNNNNNNNNNNNNNNNNNNNNNNNNNNNNNNNNNNNNNNNNNNNNNNNNNNNNNNNNNNNNNNNNNNNNNNNNNNNNNNNNNNNNNNNNNNNNNNNNNNNNNNNNNNNNNNNNNNNNNNNNNNNNNNNNNNNNNNNNNNNNNNNNNNNNNNNNNNNNNNNNNNNNNNNNNNNNNNNNNNNNNNNNNNNNNNNNNNNNNNNNNNNNNNNNNNNNNNNNNNNNNNNNNNNNNNNNNNNNNNNNNNNNNNNNNNNNNNNNNNNNNNNNNNNNNNNNNNNNNNNNNNNNNNNNNNNNNNNNNNNNNNNNNNNNNNNNNNNNNNNNNNNNNNNNNNNNNNNNNNNNNNNNNNNNNNNNNNNNNNNNNNNNNNNNNNNNNNNNNNNNNNNNNNNNNNNNNNNNNNNNNNNNNNNNNNNNNNNNNNNNNNNNNNNNNNNNNNNNNNNNNNNNNNNNNNNNNNNNNNNNNNNNNNNNNNNNNNNNNNNNNNNNNNNNNNNNNNNNNNNNNNNNNNNNNNNNNNNNNNNNNNNNNNNNNNNNNNNNNNNNNNNNNNNNNNNNNNNNNNNNNNNNNNNNNNNNNNNNNNNNNNNNNNNNNNNNNNNNNNNNNNNNNNNNNNNNNNNNNNNNNNNNNNNNNNNNNNNNNNNNNNNNNNNNNNNNNNNNNNNNNNNNNNNNNNNNNNNNNNNNNNNNNNNNNNNNNNNNNNNNNNNNNNNNNNNNNNNNNNNNNNNNNNNNNNNNNNNNNNNNNNNNNNNNNNNNNNNNNNNNNNNNNNNNNNNNNNNNNNNNNNNNNNNNNNNNNNNNNNNNNNNNNNNNNNNNNNNNNNNNNNNNNNNNNNNNNNNNNNNNNNNNNNNNNNNNNNNNNNNNNNNNNNNNNNNNNNNNNNNNNNNNNNNNNNNNNNNNNNNNNNNNNNNNNNNNNNNNNNNNNNNNNNNNNNNNNNNNNNNNNNNNNNNNNNNNNNNNNNNNNNNNNNNNNNNNNNNNNNNNNNNNNNNNNNNNNNNNN encodes:
- the LOC112075695 gene encoding casein kinase I codes for the protein MFMYFLRGSLPWQGLKADTLKERYQKIGDTKRTTPIEVLCESFPEMATYLRYVGSLDFLQKPDYDYLRKLFTDLFDSNGYTFDYEYDWVGKPLPTPIGSVVRPFYSPAAETRQRSRPKTR